From one Bacteroides fragilis NCTC 9343 genomic stretch:
- the pflA gene encoding pyruvate formate-lyase-activating protein: protein MINVHSYESMGTFDGPGLRLVVFLQGCNFRCLYCANPDTIEAKGGTATDPEEIVRMAVSQKAFFGKKGGITFSGGEPTFQAKSLIPLFKRLKEKGIHICLDTNGGLWNNDVEELLELTDLVLLDIKEFNPEHHQSLTGRSNEQTLKTAAWLETNHKPFWLRYVLVPGYSDFEDDIRQLGEHLGTYQMIQRVEILPYHTLGVHKYEAMNKEYMLKGVKENTPEQIEKAEKLFRQYFRTVQVN from the coding sequence ATGATAAACGTACACTCATACGAGTCAATGGGAACATTCGACGGGCCGGGTCTCCGGCTCGTCGTTTTCCTTCAAGGGTGTAACTTCCGTTGCCTCTATTGTGCCAATCCGGACACAATTGAAGCCAAAGGAGGGACAGCAACCGACCCTGAGGAAATAGTTCGCATGGCCGTCAGTCAGAAAGCTTTCTTCGGTAAAAAGGGAGGTATCACCTTTTCCGGCGGAGAGCCTACTTTTCAAGCTAAATCGCTTATCCCACTTTTTAAAAGACTAAAGGAAAAAGGAATCCATATTTGCCTTGATACCAATGGCGGGCTATGGAACAATGATGTAGAGGAACTATTGGAATTGACTGATCTGGTTTTATTAGATATCAAAGAATTTAATCCGGAACATCATCAGTCTTTAACCGGAAGAAGCAACGAGCAGACCCTGAAAACCGCAGCCTGGCTTGAAACCAATCATAAACCATTCTGGTTGCGATACGTATTAGTGCCCGGCTACAGTGACTTCGAAGACGATATCCGGCAGCTGGGAGAGCATCTTGGAACGTACCAGATGATTCAGCGTGTAGAAATATTGCCTTACCACACCTTGGGTGTTCACAAATATGAAGCAATGAACAAAGAATATATGCTGAAAGGAGTGAAAGAGAATACTCCGGAGCAGATAGAAAAGGCTGAAAAACTATTCAGGCAATACTTCCGGACCGTACAAGTAAATTGA
- the pflB gene encoding formate C-acetyltransferase, with protein MELNKTFKDGLWSKEINVRDFVSNNITPYEGDASFLQGPTERTKAVWNHCLKALEEERNNNGIRALDYTTVSTITSHPAGYIDKENELIVGLQTDQVLKRAIKPFGGINVVMKACRENGVEVDDRVKDIFTHYRKTHNDGVFDVYTEEIRSFRSLGFLTGLPDNYARGRIIGDYRRLALYGLDRLIEAKKEDLHNLTGPMTEARIRLREEVAEQIKALKEIKVLGEYYGLDLSRPAYTAQEAVQWVYMAYLAAVKEQDGAAMSLGNVSSFLDIYLEYELSQGTITETFAQELIDQFVIKLRMVRHLRMQSYNDIFAGDPTWVTESIGGRFNDGRTKVTKTSFRFLQTLYNLGPSPEPNMTVLWSPELPEGFKAFCAQVSIDTSSVQYENDDLMREVRQSDDYGIACCVSYQEIGKQIQFFGARANLAKALLLAINGGRCENTGTVMVKDIPVLTGETLKFEEVMANYKKVLIQIARVYNEAMNIIHYMHDKYYYEKAQMAFVDTDPRINLAYGVAGLSIAIDSLSAIKYAHVKARRNDIGLTEGFDIEGAFPCFGNDDDRVDHLGVDLVYFFSEELKKLPVYKNARPTLSLLTITSNVMYGKKTGATPDGRAKGIAFAPGANPMHGRDKNGAIASLSSVAKLRYRDSQDGISNTFSIVPKSLGATQEDRIDNLVTMMDGYFTKGAHHLNVNVLNREMLQDAMEHPEKYPQLTIRVSGYAVNFVKLSREHQLEVISRSFHERM; from the coding sequence ATGGAACTGAATAAGACCTTTAAAGATGGACTTTGGAGCAAAGAAATCAATGTAAGGGATTTCGTTAGTAACAACATCACTCCTTATGAAGGGGATGCTTCTTTCCTGCAAGGACCTACCGAACGCACCAAAGCTGTCTGGAATCACTGTCTCAAAGCTCTCGAAGAAGAGAGAAACAATAATGGTATTCGTGCACTCGACTACACAACTGTATCTACTATAACCTCTCACCCTGCCGGCTACATCGATAAAGAGAACGAACTGATCGTCGGACTACAGACCGATCAGGTGTTAAAACGTGCCATCAAACCGTTTGGCGGAATCAATGTGGTTATGAAAGCTTGCCGTGAAAACGGAGTGGAAGTAGATGACAGAGTTAAGGATATCTTCACTCACTATCGCAAGACTCACAATGATGGGGTATTCGATGTGTATACCGAAGAAATTCGTTCGTTCCGTTCATTGGGATTCCTTACCGGACTTCCCGACAACTATGCACGCGGACGTATCATCGGTGATTATCGCCGCCTGGCTCTCTATGGTCTTGACCGTCTGATAGAAGCTAAAAAAGAAGATCTGCATAATCTGACAGGTCCTATGACTGAAGCCCGCATTCGTCTTCGTGAAGAAGTAGCCGAGCAAATCAAGGCCCTGAAAGAGATTAAAGTATTGGGCGAATATTATGGTTTGGATCTGAGCCGACCGGCATATACCGCACAGGAAGCTGTACAATGGGTGTATATGGCTTATCTGGCTGCCGTAAAAGAGCAGGATGGTGCTGCCATGTCACTGGGTAATGTATCTTCATTCCTCGACATCTATCTTGAATATGAATTAAGCCAGGGTACGATAACCGAAACATTCGCTCAGGAACTGATCGACCAATTCGTTATCAAACTCCGTATGGTACGCCACTTGCGTATGCAGTCGTACAACGATATTTTTGCGGGTGATCCCACATGGGTGACCGAATCTATCGGTGGACGTTTCAATGATGGACGTACCAAAGTTACTAAAACTTCTTTCCGCTTCTTGCAGACACTTTATAACTTAGGCCCGTCACCGGAACCTAACATGACTGTACTATGGAGCCCTGAGTTACCCGAAGGTTTCAAAGCATTCTGTGCACAAGTATCTATCGACACTTCTTCCGTACAATACGAAAACGACGACCTGATGCGTGAAGTCCGTCAATCGGATGACTACGGAATCGCTTGTTGTGTTTCATATCAGGAAATCGGAAAGCAGATTCAGTTCTTCGGCGCACGTGCCAACCTTGCCAAAGCCCTGCTACTGGCTATCAACGGAGGACGTTGCGAAAATACAGGTACAGTTATGGTAAAAGACATCCCTGTATTGACCGGTGAAACACTGAAGTTCGAAGAAGTAATGGCCAACTATAAGAAAGTATTGATACAAATTGCACGTGTATACAACGAAGCAATGAATATCATACATTACATGCACGATAAGTATTACTACGAAAAGGCGCAGATGGCTTTCGTGGATACTGATCCCCGCATTAACCTCGCTTATGGTGTAGCCGGACTCTCAATCGCCATCGATTCACTGTCCGCCATCAAATATGCACATGTGAAAGCCCGTCGCAACGACATCGGACTGACGGAGGGATTCGATATCGAAGGTGCTTTCCCTTGTTTCGGTAATGACGATGACCGTGTAGACCACCTGGGTGTGGACCTGGTATATTTCTTTAGCGAAGAATTAAAGAAACTCCCCGTATATAAGAATGCCCGTCCTACCCTTTCGCTGCTGACTATCACTTCGAACGTAATGTATGGCAAGAAGACCGGTGCCACTCCTGACGGACGCGCCAAAGGCATTGCCTTTGCTCCCGGTGCCAACCCCATGCACGGACGTGATAAAAATGGTGCAATCGCCTCACTGAGTTCTGTAGCCAAGTTGCGTTATCGCGACTCACAGGATGGTATCAGCAATACATTCTCAATCGTTCCCAAATCATTGGGAGCAACACAAGAAGACCGTATCGACAATCTGGTGACCATGATGGACGGATATTTTACAAAAGGCGCACACCACCTGAACGTAAACGTGCTGAACCGGGAAATGTTGCAGGATGCGATGGAACATCCCGAAAAGTATCCGCAACTGACTATCCGTGTCTCAGGATATGCCGTTAATTTCGTGAAATTGAGCCGCGAACATCAGTTGGAAGTAATCAGCCGCAGTTTTCACGAAAGAATGTAA